In Ipomoea triloba cultivar NCNSP0323 chromosome 7, ASM357664v1, a single genomic region encodes these proteins:
- the LOC116024557 gene encoding monooxygenase 1-like, producing the protein MEPSAANDETHEIVIAGGGLCGLATALALHRKGLKSLVLERSDTLRLEGGGLCILPNGWRALDQLGVSHHLRNLGFQLDKGWDLGLDKGTQQAMPSFGKGEARCLKRSDLITTIAEALPVGTLRFGCQIVSVQTDPLTKFPRIQLSNGKYIGTKILIGCEGSRSIVADSIGLKPPSSFGLGAIRGLTIYPHGHSASHELVRMTKGKTVVGRIPVNDKLIFWFVVFPAPIQPDVKFPHEPELIWQKAVEKTKDFPAEVQEMMERCSVELLTFTHLKYRSPWEILLGKFHKGTITVAGDAMHVMGPFLAQGGSAGIEDAVVLGRSLAKIKDDLSKSESEEVASKVGEAFDEYVKERRMRVAGLSTQTYLIGVLWEERSPLVKLGAMIARAVLFSNRGAHVNYDCGPL; encoded by the exons ATGGAGCCATCAGCTGCCAATGATGAAACCCATGAGATTGTGATAGCTGGAGGGGGCCTCTGTGGCCTTGCCACTGCCTTAGCTCTTCACAG GAAAGGATTGAAAAGTTTGGTTCTTGAAAGATCAGACACACTAAGACTGGAAGGTGGAGGACTTTGCATCTTGCCTAATGGGTGGAGGGCTCTTGACCAGCTTGGGGTGTCTCACCATCTTAGGAATTTGGGCTTTCAACTTGACAA GGGTTGGGACTTGGGGCTTGACAAGGGTACACAACAAGCCATGCCATCTTT TGGAAAAGGAGAGGCTCGTTGCTTGAAAAGGAGTGACCTTATTACAACAATTGCCGAGGCTTTGCCGGTTGGAACGCTTCGCTTTGGTTGCCAAATTGTTTCTGTCCAAACAGACCCTCTCACTAAATTTCCACGCATCCAACTCTCCAATGGAAAGTACATAGGCACCAAG ATACTGATTGGGTGCGAGGGATCAAGGTCCATAGTGGCGGACTCCATTGGACTAAAGCCTCCAAGCTCTTTTGGTCTGGGCGCCATTAGAGGCTTAACAATCTATCCACACGGCCATTCTGCTTCACATGAATTGGTGCGGATGACCAAAGGCAAGACTGTTGTAGGGAGAATTCCAGTCAATGATAAGTTGATCTTCTGGTTTGTTGTTTTTCCAGCTCCAATACAACCAG ATGTCAAGTTTCCACATGAACCAGAGCTCATTTGGCAGAAAGCGGTAGAGAAGACGAAAGACTTCCCAGCAGAAGTACAAGAAATGATGGAGCGTTGTAGCGTAGAATTATTAACTTTCACGCACCTGAAATACCGCTCACCCTGGGAAATTTTGCTCGGAAAGTTCCACAAAGGCACAATCACAGTCGCGGGAGACGCGATGCACGTAATGGGGCCTTTTCTCGCGCAGGGCGGATCCGCCGGCATCGAAGACGCGGTGGTGCTCGGAAGAAGCCTGGCGAAAATCAAGGACGATCTGAGCAAAAGTGAGAGCGAAGAAGTTGCGAGTAAAGTTGGGGAAGCGTTTGATGAGTACGTGAAAGAGAGGAGGATGAGAGTTGCGGGATTGTCGACCCAAACGTACCTTATTGGCGTGTTGTGGGAGGAGAGATCGCCATTGGTGAAGCTTGGTGCTATGATTGCTAGGGCTGTTCTTTTCAGTAACCGTGGTGCTCATGTTAACTATGATTGTGGTCCCCTTTGA
- the LOC116026317 gene encoding protein BEARSKIN2-like, whose protein sequence is MASSSSGGVPPGFRFHPTDEELLHYYLKRKVSYQKFELDVIREIDLNKIEPWDLQERCKIGSTPQNDWYFFSHKDRKYPTGSRTNRATNAGFWKATGRDKCIRNSFQKIGMRKTLVFYRGRAPHGQKTDWIMHEYRLDDADDPQANPNEDGWVVCRVFKKKNLFKVGSESGGSAISDQLNTTAAANQSRAATAGFSLRDTAPYLLQPPHGHDGFNYSHHIPLPHHYHQLEPQNFIPGAAHFSDHHAAAAGAPIMVKQLMSDPNRDCESGSDQNLCYQPATAACDSGLEVGSCEPPPPPQSMSEWGMLVSSQMGQDDHGSSKDTRVGFEDANGSSMNHINPLSLRSEMDFWGYGK, encoded by the exons ATGGCTTCATCGTCGAGCGGCGGCGTTCCGCCGGGGTTCCGGTTTCACCCGACGGACGAAGAGCTTCTCCATTACTACCTGAAGAGGAAGGTTTCTTATCAGAAATTTGAGTTGGACGTTATCAGAGAGATTGATTTGAATAAGATTGAGCCCTGGGACCTCCAAG AGAGGTGCAAGATTGGGTCGACGCCACAGAATGATTGGTACTTCTTCAGCCACAAGGACAGAAAGTATCCAACAGGGTCACGGACGAACCGGGCGACCAACGCCGGTTTCTGGAAGGCAACCGGAAGGGACAAATGCATAAGGAATAGCTTCCAAAAAATTGGGATGAGGAAAACCCTAGTTTTCTATAGAGGTAGAGCTCCCCATGGCCAAAAGactgattggatcatgcatgaGTATAGGCTCGATGATGCCGATGATCCCCAAGCCAATCCTAAT GAGGATGGGTGGGTGGTTTGTAGGGTTTTCAAGAAGAAGAATCTATTCAAAGTCGGAAGCGAAAGCGGCGGCTCAGCCATCTCCGACCAGCTCAACACCACCGCCGCAGCCAACCAATCCCGCGCCGCCACCGCCGGCTTCTCTCTCCGAGACACCGCTCCATACCTTCTCCAACCGCCCCACGGCCACGACGGATTCAACTACTCCCACCACATCCCACTACcccaccactaccaccaacTCGAGCCCCAAAACTTCATACCCGGCGCCGCCCACTTCTCCGACCAccacgccgccgccgccggagcCCCCATTATGGTGAAACAGCTCATGTCCGACCCGAACCGAGACTGCGAAAGCGGCAGCGACCAGAACCTCTGCTACCAACCCGCGACGGCGGCTTGCGACTCCGGCTTGGAGGTGGGCAGCTGcgagccgccgccgccgccgcaaaGCATGAGCGAATGGGGGATGCTTGTGAGCTCTCAGATGGGTCAAGACGACCACGGGTCATCCAAGGATACACGGGTCGGGTTTGAGGACGCAAACGGATCCTCCATGAACCATATCAACCCGCTCTCCCTACGCAGCGAGATGGATTTCTGGGGCTACggaaagtaa
- the LOC116025784 gene encoding vacuolar protein sorting-associated protein 9A-like, with translation MEGSSSAPSPIAGMVRNEEETLKFDGFLSRMRNPAAFDLHRSIKGFTVSFPYYMDNSESDGERLQDFLLTMESKIRSHPLWAGATDNEIDCAVEGLEKFVTTKLYSQAFASSPDDAKIDEEITEKICLLQQFMKPKHLDIPVVLQDEALCMLAANELKKIDDFKAPREKLLCILKCCKVINNLLLNVSATHDTLHGADNFLPSLIYATIKANPPRLHSNLKFIQLYRRQAKLVSEAAYYFMSLASTKSFIFELDEKSISMDETEFLENMKTAKLSTRQSRMELCCPWDDSTSFQLLARESGKQIGEAVALECQTDLWKSDSSGESRYPFMETEAGELAIEDVEKLLQAYKDVVKQNAALRRAVRDLSALKKEHL, from the exons ATGGAGGGTTCGAGTTCCGCGCCATCACCGATCGCAGGAATGGTTCGAAACGAGGAGGAAACGCTCAAGTTTGACGGGTTTCTCAGTAGAATGCGAAACCCTGCTGCATTTGATCTCCATCGATCCATCAAAGG CTTCACTGTATCTTTCCCATATTACATGGACAATTCTGAAAGTGATGGCGAAAGGTTACAAGACTTCCTGCTTACAATGGAATCTAAAATTAGGAGTCATCCATTGTGGGCAGGAGCAACAGACAACGAAATCGACTGTGCTGTTGAG GGTTTGGAGAAGTTTGTCACAACAAAGCTGTACTCTCAAGCATTTGCTTCTTCTCCAGATGATGCCAAAATTGATGAGGAAATAACAGAGAAAATATGCCTGTTGCAACAATTTATGAAGCCCAAGCATTTGGACATTCCTGTTGTTTTACAGGATGAAGCTTTGTGCATG CTTGCAGcaaatgaattgaaaaaaattgatgatttcAAAGCTCCCCGAGAGAAGCTTCTCTGCATTTTAAAGTGTTGCAAAGTAATCAACAATCTGCTGCTTAATGTGTCAGCAACGCATGATACACTGCATGGAGCTGACAATTTTCTTCCCTCGCTTATATATGCTACCATCAAG GCCAATCCTCCTAGGTTACACTCCAATCTCAAGTTCATTCAGTTATACAGGAGGCAAGCAAAACTTGTTTCAGAAGCAGCTTATTATTTCATGAGTCTTGCCTCCACAAAATCATTCATTTTTGAACTTGACGAAAAATCTATTTCTATGGATGAAACTGAATTCCTAGAGAACATGAAAACTGCTAAATTATCCACCCGCCAATCAAGAATGGAACTGTGCTGCCCCTGGGATGATTCAACTTCCTTTCAGTTGCTGGCAAGGGAAAGTGGTAAGCAGATTGGAGAAGCTGTAGCCTTGGAATGCCAGACTGATCTTTGGAAAAGTGACTCAAGTG GTGAATCGAGGTATCCTTTCATGGAAACTGAGGCTGGGGAACTCGCAATCGAAGATGTGGAGAAATTGCTGCAGGCCTACAAGGATGTGGTAAAACAGAATGCTGCTCTACGGAGAGCAGTCAGAGATTTATCAGCACTCAAGAAGGAACACTTGTGA
- the LOC116025783 gene encoding probable beta-1,3-galactosyltransferase 8 isoform X2, protein MHTLISSWPLHGSFSNNRNLVPMIAAPLVNRWLQVQKKLVPGLQLILWPRHLNSSESSKMRGKAVSGKAIFVLCVATFLAGSLFSSRTWNLHSDITDDMKLRTVNRDCDHKRKLVETNTRDIMGEVKKTHHAIQSLEKTISTLEMELAVARTSRIGSQTATEGAANHSLQKAFVVIGINTAFSSRRRRDSLRETWMQKGDELKKLEKEKGIVLRFVIGHSATPGGVLDRAIDDEEAEYKDFLRLNHVEGYHELSTKTRIYFSTAVSIWDAEFYVKVDDDVHLNLGMLASTLARHKSKPRVYIGCMKSGPVLSRLGVKYHEPEFWKFGEEGNKYFRHATGQIYAISKDLAAYISINSGILHRYANEDVSLGAWLIGLEVEHVDERSMCCGTSPDCEWKAKAGNVCVASFDWSCSGICKSVERMKEVHRSCGEGEGAVWNVNLE, encoded by the exons ATGCACACACTGATATCATCATGGCCACTGCACGGATCATTCAGTAATAACAGGAATTTGGTTCCCATGATCGCGGCTCCCCTCGTTAACAG GTGGCTGCAGGTGCAAAAGAAGCTAGTACCTGGACTGCAGCTGATCTTGTGGCCGAGGCACCTCAACAGCAGCGAGAGTTCAAAAATGAGGGGGAAAGCGGTTTCTGGAAAAGCCATATTTGTGCTCTGCGTCGCAACCTTCCTTGCAGGATCACTTTTCAGCAGCCGCACATGGAACCTGCATTCAGACATTACAGATGACATGAAACTCAGAACTGTCAACCGTGACTGTGATCACAAGCGC AAACTTGTCGAAACTAATACAAGAGACATCATGGGAGAGGTCAAGAAGACTCATCATGCTATCCA GTCACTTGAAAAAACAATATCAACATTGGAGATGGAGCTGGCCGTTGCAAGAACAAGCCGAATTGGCAGCCAGACTGCAACAGAAGGAGCCGCTAATCACAGCCTACAGAAAGCATTTGTTGTCATAGGGATCAACACAGCATTTAGCAGCAGAAGAAGGCGTGACTCTCTTCGCGAAACATGGATGCAAAAAG GAGATGAGCTAAAGAAATTAGAGAAAGAGAAGGGGATAGTCTTACGATTCGTGATAGGACACAGTGCCACCCCAGGAGGGGTCCTTGATCGAGCCATTGATGACGAGGAGGCTGAATATAAAGACTTCCTCCGGCTCAATCATGTAGAAGGATACCACGAGCTCTCCACCAAAACGCGCATCTATTTCTCCACTGCTGTCTCCATCTGGGATGCCGAGTTCTATGTAAAAGTGGATGATGATGTCCATCTCAACCTGGGAATGCTAGCCAGCACTCTGGCAAGGCACAAGTCAAAGCCAAGAGTCTACATTGGCTGCATGAAATCCGGACCAGTTCTCTCCAGGCT GGGAGTAAAGTATCATGAACCTGAGTTTTGGAAATTTGGAGAAGAAGGGAATAAGTATTTCAGGCATGCCACCGGCCAAATATATGCCATCTCCAAGGACCTTGCTGCCTACATCTCCATAAACTC GGGCATCTTGCATAGATATGCAAACGAGGATGTGTCCTTAGGAGCATGGCTCATTGGTCTGGAAGTAGAACATGTTGATGAGAGATCAATGTGTTGCGGTACTTCTCCAG ACTGTGAATGGAAAGCAAAAGCAGGGAATGTGTGTGTGGCATCATTCGACTGGTCATGCAGTGGAATATGCAAATCAGTGGAAAGGATGAAAGAGGTGCATCGTTCATGCGGGGAAGGTGAAGGAGCTGTTTGGAATGTTAATTTGGAATGA
- the LOC116025783 gene encoding probable beta-1,3-galactosyltransferase 8 isoform X1: protein MHTLISSWPLHGSFSNNRNLVPMIAAPLVNRWLQVQKKLVPGLQLILWPRHLNSSESSKMRGKAVSGKAIFVLCVATFLAGSLFSSRTWNLHSDITDDMKLRTVNRDCDHKRKLVETNTRDIMGEVKKTHHAIQSLEKTISTLEMELAVARTSRIGSQTATEGAANHSLQKAFVVIGINTAFSSRRRRDSLRETWMQKGDELKKLEKEKGIVLRFVIGHSATPGGVLDRAIDDEEAEYKDFLRLNHVEGYHELSTKTRIYFSTAVSIWDAEFYVKVDDDVHLNLGMLASTLARHKSKPRVYIGCMKSGPVLSRLGVKYHEPEFWKFGEEGNKYFRHATGQIYAISKDLAAYISINSGILHRYANEDVSLGAWLIGLEVEHVDERSMCCGTSPDKEIHEMSDCEWKAKAGNVCVASFDWSCSGICKSVERMKEVHRSCGEGEGAVWNVNLE, encoded by the exons ATGCACACACTGATATCATCATGGCCACTGCACGGATCATTCAGTAATAACAGGAATTTGGTTCCCATGATCGCGGCTCCCCTCGTTAACAG GTGGCTGCAGGTGCAAAAGAAGCTAGTACCTGGACTGCAGCTGATCTTGTGGCCGAGGCACCTCAACAGCAGCGAGAGTTCAAAAATGAGGGGGAAAGCGGTTTCTGGAAAAGCCATATTTGTGCTCTGCGTCGCAACCTTCCTTGCAGGATCACTTTTCAGCAGCCGCACATGGAACCTGCATTCAGACATTACAGATGACATGAAACTCAGAACTGTCAACCGTGACTGTGATCACAAGCGC AAACTTGTCGAAACTAATACAAGAGACATCATGGGAGAGGTCAAGAAGACTCATCATGCTATCCA GTCACTTGAAAAAACAATATCAACATTGGAGATGGAGCTGGCCGTTGCAAGAACAAGCCGAATTGGCAGCCAGACTGCAACAGAAGGAGCCGCTAATCACAGCCTACAGAAAGCATTTGTTGTCATAGGGATCAACACAGCATTTAGCAGCAGAAGAAGGCGTGACTCTCTTCGCGAAACATGGATGCAAAAAG GAGATGAGCTAAAGAAATTAGAGAAAGAGAAGGGGATAGTCTTACGATTCGTGATAGGACACAGTGCCACCCCAGGAGGGGTCCTTGATCGAGCCATTGATGACGAGGAGGCTGAATATAAAGACTTCCTCCGGCTCAATCATGTAGAAGGATACCACGAGCTCTCCACCAAAACGCGCATCTATTTCTCCACTGCTGTCTCCATCTGGGATGCCGAGTTCTATGTAAAAGTGGATGATGATGTCCATCTCAACCTGGGAATGCTAGCCAGCACTCTGGCAAGGCACAAGTCAAAGCCAAGAGTCTACATTGGCTGCATGAAATCCGGACCAGTTCTCTCCAGGCT GGGAGTAAAGTATCATGAACCTGAGTTTTGGAAATTTGGAGAAGAAGGGAATAAGTATTTCAGGCATGCCACCGGCCAAATATATGCCATCTCCAAGGACCTTGCTGCCTACATCTCCATAAACTC GGGCATCTTGCATAGATATGCAAACGAGGATGTGTCCTTAGGAGCATGGCTCATTGGTCTGGAAGTAGAACATGTTGATGAGAGATCAATGTGTTGCGGTACTTCTCCAG ATAAAGAAATACATGAAATGTCAGACTGTGAATGGAAAGCAAAAGCAGGGAATGTGTGTGTGGCATCATTCGACTGGTCATGCAGTGGAATATGCAAATCAGTGGAAAGGATGAAAGAGGTGCATCGTTCATGCGGGGAAGGTGAAGGAGCTGTTTGGAATGTTAATTTGGAATGA
- the LOC116025782 gene encoding protein NRT1/ PTR FAMILY 4.4-like, with protein MDRGGTKKVGFRGESEDSQEVSVDWKGRPCRDDKHGGMAAAVFVLGLMSFEMMAIAAVGNNLITYVFNDMHFPLSKSANIVTNFIGTVFFLSLFGGFLSDSYLGSFWTMLIFGFIELSGFVLLAVQAHLPQLRPEKCDMGLSRGQCPEAKGYKAMIFYLALYLVALGSGCLKPNIISLGADQFRKDHPKQSKKLSTYFNCAYFAFCSGELIALTVLVWVQTHSGMDLGFGVSAAAMAAGLVSLISGSFWYRNKPPRGSIFTPIAQVFVAAITKRKQICPSNSEMLHGSRSINMASKSSSLIHTDKLRFLDKACIKIQNGAESPWRLCTVTQVEQVKILISVVPIFACTIIFNTILAQLQTFSVQQGSVMNTRLGAKSFQIPPASLQAIPYIMLIFLVPLYEMVFVPIARRFTLKDSGISPLQRVGIGLFIATFSMVSAAAVESKRRNSAATLSIFWIAPQFLIFGLSEMFTAVGLIEFFYKQSLEGMQSFLTAMTYCSYSFGFYLSSLLVSLVNKITSTEQKGGWLSDNDLNRDRLDLFYWLLAALSLINFFNYLFCSRWYSYNPSVSPTLNQSQPHICDLETANSNSL; from the exons ATGGACAGAGGGGGGaccaaaaaggttggtttcagAGGGGAGTCTGAGGACTCCCAGGAAGTGTCTGTTGATTGGAAGGGCAGACCTTGCAGGGATGACAAACATGGTGGCATGGCTGCTGCTGTTTTTGTACTAG GCCTGATGTCGTTCGAGATGATGGCAATAGCGGCTGTTGGGAACAACCTCATCACTTATGTCTTCAATGACATGCATTTCCCTCTCTCAAAATCTGCAAACATAGTCACAAACTTCATTGGCACTGTCTTCTTCCTCTCCCTCTTTGGTGGCTTCCTCTCTGATTCCTATCTGGGCAGCTTCTGGACCATGCTGATCTTTGGGTTCATAGAGCTTTCT GGATTTGTGTTACTGGCTGTGCAGGCTCATCTGCCACAGCTAAGGCCAGAGAAGTGTGACATGGGGCTTAGCAGAGGGCAGTGCCCAGAAGCAAAGGGCTATAAGGCCATGATATTCTATTTGGCACTCTATTTGGTGGCTTTAGGGAGTGGGTGTTTAAAGCCCAATATAATCTCACTTGGGGCTGATCAGTTCAGGAAGGATCATCCCAAGCAATCCAAGAAGCTCTCAACTTACTTCAACTGTGCCTACTTTGCCTTCTGCTCCGGGGAGCTTATCGCACTGACTGTTCTGGTTTGGGTGCAAACGCACTCCGGAATGGACTTGGGGTTCGGGGTGTCTGCTGCTGCCATGGCTGCAGGACTGGTGAGCTTGATATCGGGGAGTTTTTGGTATAGAAACAAGCCTCCCAGAGGGAGTATTTTCACTCCAATAGCCCAA GTCTTTGTGGCTGCAATCACAAAGAGAAAGCAGATCTGTCCATCCAATTCAGAAATGCTCCATGGAAGCAGAAGCATTAACATGGCATCAAAATCCAGCAGCCTCATCCACACTGATAAGCTCAG GTTTTTGGACAAGGCCTGCATCAAAATACAGAATGGAGCAGAGAGCCCCTGGAGACTATGCACAGTGACACAAGTGGAGCAAGTGAAGATACTGATCTCAGTTGTGCCAATCTTTGCCTGCACAATCATCTTCAACACTATCCTAGCTCAGCTCCAGACGTTCTCAGTCCAGCAAGGCTCTGTGATGAACACTCGCCTCGGAGCCAAGTCCTTCCAAATCCCCCCAGCATCTCTCCAGGCCATCCCCTACATCATGCTCATATTCCTGGTGCCCTTGTATGAGATGGTGTTTGTCCCCATTGCCAGGAGGTTCACCTTGAAAGACTCCGGGATTTCGCCCTTGCAGAGGGTGGGCATTGGGCTTTTCATCGCCACTTTCTCCATGGTCTCAGCTGCAGCGGTGGAGAGCAAGAGGAGGAACTCTGCAGCCACGCTATCCATCTTTTGGATCGCCCCGCAGTTCCTCATCTTCGGGCTGTCTGAGATGTTCACAGCGGTGGGACTGATCGAGTTCTTCTACAAGCAATCATTGGAAGGGATGCAATCCTTCTTGACAGCCATGACATACTGCTCTTACTCCTTTGGCTTCTATCTCAGCTCTCTTCTCGTGTCTTTAGTCAACAAGATTACCTCAACTGAGCAAAAGGGAGGGTGGCTTAGCGACAATGATCTCAACCGAGACAGGCTAGACCTGTTCTATTGGCTGTTAGCTGCTCTTAGCCTCATCAACTTCTTCAACTATCTTTTCTGCTCCAGATGGTATTCCTACAATCCTTCGGTATCCCCCACCCTAAACCAATCTCAGCCTCACATCTGCGACTTAGAGACAGCGAATTCTAACTCTTTGTAA
- the LOC116024934 gene encoding DNA repair RAD52-like protein 1, mitochondrial, with amino-acid sequence MASSSFRSTCTTLVKRGALFKRGFAAKASSSPFYSAGSGSARREKDDAAEDGEGDSVPTAGISRPLSEILKDLNKKVPDSLIRVRTETDGFPIKYIPWHIVNRIMNLHAPEWSGEVRSITYSADGKSVSVVYRVTLYGTDAEIYRESTGTVSVDEPGYGDAVQKAEAMAFRRACARLGLGLHLYHEEMS; translated from the exons ATGGCGTCTTCTTCATTTCGGTCCACATGTACTACTCTGGTAAAAAGGGGGGCCCTTTTTAAGCGGGGCTTCGCCGCAAAAGCCTCTTCTTCCCCGTTTTACTCCGCCGGTAGCGGCAGCGCTCGGAGGGAAAAGGACGATGCCGCGGAGGACGGCGAAGGGGACTCCGTTCCGACCGCCGGAATCAGCCGCCCGCTCTCCGAAATACTGAAGGATCTCAACAAGAAAGTTCCCGACTCCCTCATCAGAGTTCGTACTGAGACTGACGGTTTCCCCATCAAATACATCCCCTG GCATATCGTGAATAGGATCATGAACTTACATGCTCCGG AATGGTCTGGCGAGGTTAGAAGCATCACATACTCCGCTGATGGCAAGTCGGTATCAGTTGTCTACAGAGTGACGCTTTATGGAACTGATGCTGAG ATATACCGGGAATCAACGGGCACCGTTTCAGTAGACGAGCCTGGCTATGGCGATGCTGTGCAGAAGGCAGAGGCAATGGCTTTCCGTCGTGCTTGTGCTCGCCTCGGGCTAGGTCTCCACCTCTATCACGAAGAAATGTCGTAG